GCCGACCTGTCCGGATTGAATTCCGAATATCGTGCCCGTTGGTATGGTCCCACGGTTGGGTTTCGATGGATGGCCGATCTCAATCCCGTTCCATTGTTCTTGCTCCTTGAAGGGCGGTATTGGCCGGTGGTGTGGTATCGGGGCAAAGGTACGTGGAACCTGCGCACGGACTTTGAACAGACGCCGAGTTTTACCCACAAGGATGATAATGGGTATGGGGGGGATATCACGGCCACTCTCCGCTATCCCATCACCACGCAGTGGATGGTGGATGCAGGATGGACGGGCCGTTTTTTGCGGACTTCCAACGGCACGGATCGCACCTTTTTTTCCAACGGCACGGAAAGCACGATTCCCTTATTGCAGGTCAGCCAGGATACCCATTGGTTTCATCTTGGTGTTCGTTACCTTTGGTGAATACGAGAGAGATGGAATATTTACCACCGACTGATACTGACGAGGCATATAATTCGGATTATATACTCAAGTTTGACAAGTGATCTTCCGTCTGATAATTATTGTGCTCAGGTAACAGTGTCGTTGCCTTTTTTCTAACAAAGACATAGTCGTGGACAATTGGCGTCCATTTCCCAAGAAAGGGAATGGGCGTTTTTTTTTGCCGAAAAAGGGGTTATCCCAAATATGCTGGTGCCGAGAATGGGCATTAGGACATTGTTTGGGCTTGCTAGGGGAAACATTTCAGTAATCAGTTATTAGATGTGACTCCACTCACATCCTTCAGAGAACGAGAGAGTGAAGGGTGGATGGAGAGTGGCAACGGCGCCACTGCAATATCAGGGCTGACGTGTCTGGCCTTGATGAAACGCAGTTGGCGCTTTTTTATTGCGAAAATCCAAACTGGGGAAAGGAGGCGACGATGTATACCGTAGATGTAGAACGCATGGTCGAGATGGTCAAAAGGAAGGTTGCCTACTGTCAAGGCCATCCGCTGGGGTACCTCCTCTTGTCCGCTATGGCAGGAGTCTATCTGGGATTTGGGATTTGCTTGATCTTCAGCGTCGGAGCGCCTTTCTGGGCCGATGGTTCGGCGGGCTTCAAGCTGGTCATGGGGGCCTCCTTTGGCATTGCCCTGACGCTTGTGATTTTTGCCGGCTCCGAGTTGTTTACTGGAAATAATATGGTTGGCGTAATTGGAGTGATGTCGAGGGCTATCACCGTAAAGCAGATGGGGCAGATATTTTTCTATTCATTTGTCGGAAACTTACTTGGATCTTTGGGGGTGGCTTGGCTCATCGCGCAAGCGGGAGTTGTAGGGCAGGCTCCGCAAAGCGATCTGCTGCTCAAGGTGGCTGCGGGGAAAATGAATGGGCCGGCATGGGAATTGTTGGTCAGAGGGATCCTGTGTAATTGGCTGGTGTGTTTAGCTGTGTGGATGGCGGCGCGTACCACCAACGATGCCGCAAAGATTCTCTTGATCTTTTGGTGCTTGTTTGCCTTTGTGGGGAGTGGCTTTGAACATAGCATTGCCAATCAATCGATTCTGGGGCTCGCGTTGTTTCTCCCGCATGGGGCAGAGGTCACCTGGATGGGATTGTTCTGG
This DNA window, taken from Nitrospiraceae bacterium, encodes the following:
- a CDS encoding formate/nitrite transporter family protein, whose amino-acid sequence is MYTVDVERMVEMVKRKVAYCQGHPLGYLLLSAMAGVYLGFGICLIFSVGAPFWADGSAGFKLVMGASFGIALTLVIFAGSELFTGNNMVGVIGVMSRAITVKQMGQIFFYSFVGNLLGSLGVAWLIAQAGVVGQAPQSDLLLKVAAGKMNGPAWELLVRGILCNWLVCLAVWMAARTTNDAAKILLIFWCLFAFVGSGFEHSIANQSILGLALFLPHGAEVTWMGLFWNQLWVVLGNVVGGGAFVGGAYWLCSPVRAKASVLENIADAISTETPRIAAASAKGDVKVNPLLIGADRRV